A region of the Bacillus sp. NP247 genome:
AGATAATACTTCTGATGGTTTCATTGATTTTACTTTTTCCATATCAGGACTCATCGGATTCCCAACTTCAGGTAAACCTTTATAGCGCTTTGGCAAAGTTTTAGAACTTGTAGGAATACCTGCTAAATCTACTTCTAATGCATCCATAATTTCAGTCACAGCAACTGTCGTAGCAATAACACGTTCCTCACTATTACTCTTTACCTTTTTCGCCGTTTCTTTTTTTGGTGATGAGCACCCAGCTATACTAAATAAAAGAATGATAGCCATGAATACACTCATGATTTTCTTCACTCTCAATCACCACTCCTTTCAGTACAATATGAAACGAGTCTTGATGCACGGTTTCATGCATCAAGACTCCAAATTTTACAATTTACCTGCTCTATATTTTCGAACTAAGAAAGCAAGTGATCCTAGTAATAGCAATACATACATTCCAATCTGTGCTGTATCTGCAGTTTTTGAGTTTTTCTCTTTTTTTGCACCATTATCTGTAGCATCATTTTTCTTCTTACCGTCTGCATTTCGGTTAAAATCAGGATTACTGATTGTTTTTACATTGTCTACTTTCGGTGTAATCACTGGATTTTTCGGTTCATTCTTCGGATCGTTTTTCGGATCCTCTTTAATAGTTCCTACTGCACCAATATTATTTGTATCAAATTGAATTTGTACATCGTAGAAATGATGGTAGTTCATTGAATCGATATCTACTTTTGTTTTCGCATTTAATTTCGCAAATAAGTCATCGATTTCAAACTCTACTACTCTCGTATCTGCATTTTTATCTTCACTCACTACTTTTGCATCAACAAATGCACCAGCACTTTCTGTTTGGAACTTCGTAATCCATGCACTATTTTTCAGTGTCATCGCAACATATTTCTTGCCATCTTTCACTGTTAATCTTGCTGGCTTTACAACGTATTGATTCATCATTGAAATCTCATCCGTTTTATCTTTTAACACTTTAAAAGTAACATCATATTGACCGTCTTTTAAATTTTTCGGATCAACTATTGTGTGTCCATTTTGATTATTATTTCCACCTTGATTATTGTTATCGTCTTGGTTGTTATTTCCACCTTGGTTATCGTTTCCGCCCTGGTTGTTATTTCCACCTTGGTTATCGTTTCCACCTTGGTTGTTATTTCCACCTTGGTTATCGTTTCCACCTTGGTTGCCTAAAGCTTTAATACTACCTTTATCAAATGCGAATTGAATGTCGTAGAAATGATGGTAATTCATCGCATCAATATCAACTTTCACTTTTGCATTTAACTTTTTCGATAAGTCGTCTACTTCTACTTCCACTACTCTTGTATCTAGCTCTTTATTTGTACCTAATACTTTCGCATCGACAAACGAATTATTCTTTTCAAACTCAAACTTTGTAATCCATGAGCTATTCGTTACTGTGAAAGATACATATTTCTTACCATCTTTCACTTTTAATACGCCTGGACTCTTCGTATATGTGTTCATCATTGAAATTTCGTCTGTTTTATCTTTTAGCACTTTAAAACCGATACTGTATTCACCGTCTTTAAGAGCATTGGGATCAATTGTTGTGTTATTGTCTTGGTTGTCGTTTCCGCCTTGGTTGTTGTTTCCGCCTTGGTTATTGTTTCCGCCTTGGTTGTCGTTTCCACCTTGGTTATTGTTTCCGCCTTGGTTGTCGTTTCCACCTTGGTTATTGTTTCCGCCTTGGTTGTCGTTTCCACCTTGGTTATTGTTTCCGTCTTGGTTATTGTTTCCGTCTTGGTTGTCGTTTCCACCTTGGTTATCTAACGGCTTAATGCTATCTTTATCAAATGCAAATTGAATATCGTAGAAATGATGATAATTCATTGAATCGATGTCTACTTTTACTTTTGCATTTAATTTTTTTGATAAATCTGCTACTTCTACTTCCACTACGCGTGTGTCAGCTTTCGTATCTTCACTTAATACATTCGCATCAACAAACGAACCATTTTTATCAAATTCAAACTTTGTAATCCATGCGCTATTCGTTAATGTAAATGATACATATTTCTTACCATCTTTTACTTTTAATACACCTGGATTTTTTGTATATGTGTTCATCATTGAAATTTCGTCTGTTTGATCTTTTAATGTTTTAAAATTGATGCTGTATTCACCATCTTTAATTGTTTCAGCATCTGGGTTCTTATTTCCATCCGGTTTTTCTACTTCCGGCTTTTTATCTTCATCCGGTTGTTTCTCTTCATTTTTAACTTGTTCAAGTTTATCTTGCTCAAATACAAGCTGTACGTCATGAGTTTGCTTGTAACCTTGCGATGCCACTTCAATAAATACTTTTGTATTTATTTTTTTTGATAAATCAGCTACTTCAAATTCTACTACTCTTGTATCTTTTTCTTTATCTTCACTCACTACTTTTGCATCAACAAATGCACCATCTTTTTCCGTTTGGAAATTTTTAATTAATGAGCTACTTTTTAGCGTTACAATTGCTTTTTTCTTACCATTTTCTACTTTCAATACCCCTGGATTTTCCATGTAAGTATTCATCTTAGATTCTTCATCTGTTTTATCTTTTAACACTTTAAATGGAATGCTGTACGCACCATCTTTAATTGTGTTAGAATTTGGTTGTTGATCTGAGTCAGGCTTTTGGTCGGGCTTCTGACTTGGATCCGGATTTTCATTTGGATCTGGCTTATTAGCTGGGTCCTCTTTTTCATCTCGTTTTTCTACATGAATTGGTGTAATGCTATTTTGATCGAATGAAATACGAATGTCATAGTAATGATGATAATTAAAAGCATCAATATCAACTTTTACTTTCGCATTTAATATTTTCTCTACATCTTCTACATCAAATTCTACTACCCTTGTATCGCTCTCTTTATCTTCACTAACTACATTTACATCAACGAATTGACTACCTTTTTCTGTTTCAAACTTCGTAATCCATGAACTATGCGTTAACGTAAAGGATACTTTCTTTTTCCCATCCTTCACCTTCAAAGTCCCCGGGCTTACAGAATATTGATTCATCATTGATTCTTCATCTGATGTATCTTTCAAAACTTTGAAACCAATTGAATACTCACCGTCAGCTAATTGGGTAGCTGCTTGAACTGCAAGTGGTTGTAGTGTCGACACGAATGTAAATATCGTTAAAAACATTGCAACGACAATTTTAAAATATCTGTTCAATAGAATGACTCTCCTTTTCGAAAAATTTCCAATTATTTAATACTGTTCCCATCAAATACAAAACGAATATCATATGAAGCGTTATAATTAATAATTGGGATATTAATTTTCACCTTGCCTTTTAGTTTTTCTGACAAGTCAGCAACTTCAAATTCTACTACTCTAGTATTCTCTTTTTTGTTTTCACTTAAGACTGTTGTTTCTAAGAATTGACCATCTTTTTCTACTTGAAAACTTTTAATAGAAGCACTATCTTTCACTTTAAATGAAACATATTGTTTTCCATTTTTAACGGTTAATGTTGCTGGGCTTTCAAAATAACTATTCATTCTAGATGATTCATCTTTATCGCCTTTCCACACAGTAAAAGCAATATTATATTTTCCATCAGCTAGTTGTGTAGCAGCTTTTGCATCTTGTAAACCTAGTGTTGCTATAAACGTAAATAAGACAGCAAATACGGCAATAATCATTTTAAATTGTTTAAACATATATTCATCGCCCTTCCAAAGATTTATTTACTTAACTTCACTTTACGAACTAAGAAAATACCTGAGATTAAAACTAACGCTGCAAATAATCCAATGCGAGCATCATCACCTGTTTTTGGGTTATCTGTTTTTTCAGCCTTTCCACTTTCATTTGTTCCTTTATTTGCATCTTTATTTGTTGCTTTGCTCTCTTCTTTCTTCTGCTCTTCTTTTACTTGGCCATCTTTTTTAGTTTGATTATCAGTTGTTGTTACACCAGCTGCATTGTTATCGCCGCCTACAGCTTTTACGTTTGCATCAAATGCAAAACGAATTGTGTAATGGTGGTCGTAGTTTGCACTTGGTACAACAACGTGAATCTTTACTCCTAACGGCTTAGATAAATCATCAACTTTAAATTCAACCGTTCTTTTATCAGCTGCTTCGTCTTTGCTAATTACTTTTGAATCAACGAAGTTCCCATTCTCTGGTGCTTTAAATTCTGTAATCCAAGCACTATGGTTCATTGGAACTTGTACTCTCATCTCACCATTTTTCACAATTAACTTAGCTGGTTTTTCAAAATAATCATTTGCCATTGAAGCTGAATCATCTTCCGCTTTTTTGATAACGTAGTTAATATCGTAAGTACCGTCAGCTAATTTTGCTGAAGCTTGTCCAGATGGCATTACGAGAAAAGCTAGCATACATACTAACGTTATAATAAATGCGGATAATACTGAAAACTTTCTCATTTTGCTTACTTCCTCCTTGTTTATCTTTCGTTTTATAATTTGAAAATGATAATTATTCTCAATTTATAAGAAAAAAATAATCTCTTTTACCTTTATTTAATTGTCATTACTTTATGTAATATAAGTATCATTGATTATCATTCTCACTAGAGGTCAAAAAATATAATATCCCTCAATATTCCCTATAAAAAGCAATCTAAAATAATTTAACCACTTTACTGATTATCATTCTCAACAGACTACAAAAAAAATAAACTACCTATTCTACTGTTCCATCACCCCTTCTTCAAAAATGATATAGTCATAGAAAACCTCTTCCCTTGCCCCCGTCACTTCCCTTCCAACATTTCCACAACTAAGTCAATCTTAGCCTAATGCTAATTTTTTTGTCAACTATATTATGTATAAAATTTTTAATATCTAAATTTCTCTATATACGGCTTTCCCTACAAAAAAAGAGACTTTCTTTCATAGAAAGCCTCTTTTTTCTATTTTTCTACAGCAATTTTTTGCTTTTGAAACTTAGAAACTATATAACCAATTCCTATACCGATCATACCTGGAACTAACCAGCCAATCCCTACACTATATAATGGAATCTTCTCTAAAATAGGTGCTAATGCTGCAATCTGCAGATTCGCATTGTGCAATCCATCAAAGAAACTAATCGCAAATGCCCCTACAATACCACCTACATACATTGCTAATGGAAGACGAACGTAATTTTCAACGAGTGATAATACGATAAGTACGATACCAATTGGATAAATTGCAATTAAAATTGGTAATGCTAATGCGTTTAACTGTGTTAAACCAAGATTTGCTACCATAAATGCTAATACACAGAAAATGAAAATGACTTTTTGATAAGAAAGCTTTGGTAATAACGAAGAGAAATATTCCCCACAAGCTGCAACAATACCTACAGAAGTTGTTAAACATGCTGCTGTAATTGCGATACCTAGTAATAGTGTTCCGTAGCTACCAAATAAATGATTCACGACGTTTGTTAAAATAATTCCTCCGTTTGCTCCCATTCCAAGTGAAACACTAGAAGCTCCAAGGTAAGCAAGTGCTAAATAAACAAGAAGTAAACCAAGTGCCGCAATGAATCCTGCAAAGATCGTTACTTTCGCAATGCTATTCTTATTTGTAACACCTTTTGCTTTTAAAGCATTAATGACAACATTTCCGAAAACAAGTGCTGCAAGTCCATCTAAAGTTAAATATCCGTCAATAAAACCTTTGAAAAGAGGAGCACTATACGCTTCTGTCGGTGAACCAAATTCTCCAATTGGAGTAATAAGTGCTTTACCTACGATAATTGCAATAACAGCTAATAAAATTGGAGTTAACACTTTACCGATGCGTCCCACTAATTTTGAAGGATTTAAAGCTAAATAGAAAGTTACCGCAAAGAAAATAAATGTAAAGATAACAAGTGGATAAGCCTGACCAGCTACCTCACTCGGTAAAAATGGTGCAATGCTCATTTCATAAGCAACAGTCCCTGTACGTGGCACACTAACAAATACGCCTAAACATAAATAAATTGCAGTAATGAAAATTAGCGCGAATACAGGATGTACACGTCCTGCCAATTCATTAATATCTCCCTTTAGAGCTATAACAATAACCCCTAATAAAGGCAGTCCTACACCCGTTACGATAAAGCCAAACAACGCGATCCATACATCTGTTCCAGCACCTTGCCCTAACGCTGGTGGGAAAATCATATTACCTGCACCGAAAAATAGTGCAAATAACATTAAACTTATTGCAAACATCTCAGAAAACTTTAAAGATGATTTCATTTCTACTAACCCCCTAATTAATTGTTCGATTAACAAAATATTCTGAATCAAAATCCGTCACATATCCTCTTTCAAGCATACTTCCCCGTAAAAGAACGCAAAAAACACCCGTCCCTAACAAAGGGACGAGTGTTGAAATCGTGGTTCCACCCTTATTCTAATAAAATGAATTTATAACGAAATAAGCTCATTTTATAGCTCGTGTAAATTGATAACGGTTTTATCCGCCAAGAATTACAATGCATCATGCAGTTCACTCTTGAAGTTTAGAGGTGGTAAGTTTGTCTTTCCGTATTAGGAAGCTCACAGCCTAAGGCTTCCCTCTCTGAGAATCGTCAAAAACAACTCATGTCCTCATCATTACTTTTATAAAATATCTTGTCGAAACTTGTTGTTTTTTATTATATGGGCTATTTTTTAAAAAATCAATAGTTTTATTTTTTCTGACAAAAAAATATAGGGAGAAAACTTTCCTCCCTATAACTGCCCTGTTAATATTTCTAATTCCTCAGCTGTAATGTCTCGCCATTTTCCAGCTTCAAGCTCATTTAGCTCTATATTCATAATGCGCACTCGCTTTAGCTTTGTTACAGTAAACCCGAAAGCACGACTCATTCTACGAATTTGCCTATTCATTCCTTGCGTTAGGACGATGCGAAATGTAGATTGATCGACTCTCGTCACTTTACATGGCTTCGTCATTCCACCTTTAATCTTTACACCGCTGGACATCTCATTAATAAACCAGTCTGTAAACGGCTTATCGACAGTAACAACATATTCTTTCTCATGCTCATGATCACCGTGCAAAATTTGATTGGCAATCGCACCGTCATTCGTTAATAAAATGAGTCCTTCCGATGCTTTATCTAATCGCCCAACAGGAAAGATTCGCTCTGGATAATTGATATAATTAATAATATTATCTTCAATATGATCGGCTGCTGTACAAGTAATTCCGACTGGTTTATGAAAGGCAATATACACCTTTTCTTTCTCTTCTTTTTCAATAACCTGTCCATCAATCGTTACAATATCACCATCGCTCACGAGTGCACCGTGCGTACATATTTCGCCGTTAATAGCCACGCGGCCCGCTTTAATGAGACGGTCTGTTTCGCGTCTTGAGCAGGACTTTGCTTCGCTTATGTATTGGTTGATTTTCATGTTTTATTCCTTTTCTTATAGATTAAAAGCGTCAATCCATGGCAATATCATTATGCCAAGATTGACGCTCCTTCACTTCGCAAAAACAACTAAATAAATAACCCCAATCACCAAAAATATTCCGCAACAAGCTAACAATACTTTTGCAAGTTTGTCCATAAACATATAATGGTTTCCCCTTTTGTTTGGTTGTTTGCTATTTTAATTCGACGACTGTTACGCCTAGGCCTCCCTCACCCATGTCACCGTAGCGGTAGTTTTTCACGCCGCGATGTTTCTTCAAGTAATCTTGTACACCTTGGCGAAGCGCTCCTGTTCCTTTACCGTGAATAATTGACACACGAGGATAGCTTGCAAGCTGTGCATCGTCTAAATATTTTTCAACGCGCATCATTGCATCTTCATAACGTTCGCCGCGAAGATCAAGCTCTAACGACACGTGATAATCTCTACCCTTCACACTTGCGACTGCTTTTTTCTCTGTTTGCTTCGGTGTATTAATGTATTCCATATTGGATTCTTTCACTTTCATCTTCAGAATACCAATTTGTACGCTCCACTCTGTATCACTTACTTTTTCAAGCAATTGACCTTTTTGACCGAACGTTAACACTTTTACTTCATCGCCTGCACGTAATTGTTGTTTTGGCGCCGTGTTTTTCACGTTTACTTTTTGTTTCTTCACAAGCTCTGGCGCTGCCCCTTCTAGACGGCTCTTCGCTTCAATAAGCTCATGGTCTTTCACATTTACAAGCTGTGCTTTACGCAATTGACGAAGTTCATGAATAATGCCTTCTGCTTCTTTCTTCGCAGCTTCGACTTTTTCTTCCCCTTCTTTTTGCGCTTTTAATAATTTTTCATCGCGCTCATCATTAAATTCAATAATTTGACGTTGTAATTCGCGATGAAGTTTTTCAGATTGCTTACGATGTTCTTCCGCTTCTTTTCGTTCGTGCTCTGCACTTTTTTGGCTTTCTTCTAGCTTTGCAATCATATTTTCGATTTTGTTCGTATCTGTACTAATATGATTACGAGCGCGATCAATAACGCGATCAGACAAACCAAGACGCTTCGAAATTTCAAAGGCGTTACTACGTCCTGGTACACCGATTAATAATTTGTACGTTGGGCTTAATGTATTCACATCAAACTCTACGCTTGCATTTATAACTTGTTCACGATTATATCCGTACGCTTTCAGCTCTGGATAGTGAGTCGTTGCAACAACGCGAGCACCACGGTTATACACTTCATCTAAAATAGAAATTGCTAGTGCAGCCCCTTCTTGCGGATCTGTCCCAGCACCTAATTCATCAAATAGAACTAAACTTTCAAAATCAGCACGTTCTAAAATATCTACAATGTTTACCATATGAGAAGAGAATGTACTTAAATTTTGTTCAATCGATTGCTCATCACCGATATCAGCAAAGATGTTTTTAAATACACATATCTCTGATTCATCCATTACCGGAATATGAAGACCCGATTGCGCCATTAAGACACAAATACCGACTGTTTTAAGTGTAACTGTTTTACCACCTGTATTCGGTCCTGTAATAACGATTGTTGTAAAGTCTTTACCAAGCATAATGTTATTTGGCACGATAATTTCCGGATCAATAAGCGGATGGCGTGCTTGTTTTAAATCCATGTAGCGTTCATTATTTACGATTGGCTTCGTCGCTTTAATTCGCTTCGCATAAAGAGCTTTCGCAAAAATAAAATCAAGATTTGCAACTACTTCTACGTTCGATAAAACGATATCAGCTTCCACTGCTACTTCTTCCGTTAACATCATTAAAATGCGTTCTACTTCTTGTTTTTCTTTCACACGTGCTTCTTGCAGTGCGTTATTTAGTTCCACAATTACTTGCGGCTCGATAAATAATGTTTGTCCAGAAGCCGATTGGTCATGAACAATACCACCATATACACCGCGGTACTCTTGTTTTACTGGAATTACGTAACGGTCGTTACGTATTGTCACAATTGCATCTGATAACATTTTTTGTGCGTTTGAAGAACGCGTCATGTTTTCTAATTTTTCACGAATACGGCTTTCCGCAGTACGAATTTGGTTACGAATACCACGCAATTTGTCGCTTGCGCTATCGACTACTTCACCGCCGTCACCGATACAATTTGTAATTTTCTTTTCTAAATCATATAAAGATATAATTTGCGCAACATGTCCTTCTAGAATCGGAAGCTCTACGCCATTCTCAGCCATGTCTTCAATAAATCGTTTCATCTGGCGGCTACCATACATCGTACTTGCGATTTCGATTAACTCATGCGGACTTAACATACTCCCAATTTTCGCACGCTTAACATTTGAGCGAATATCAGAAATCCCTCCAAGTGGTACATGTCCTTTTAAACGGATAACTTTCGCTGCCTCATCCGTTGTTTCTTGCAGTTCCACAATTTCTTCAAAATCTGTGCTTGGCACTAAATTCTTCACCTTGTCACGACCAAGTGAAGATGCTGTATGTTCAAGTAATTGTTCTTTTACTTTATTGTATTCTAATACACGCAACGTTCTTTCTAACATGTTGCAAGTCCCCCTTGTGTTACTTATTACGTTTAATATAGTCTAATAAACGTTCAATATCCCATGTGTTAATCACGTTATCTTTTTGAATCCAACCTTTACGCGCTGCTGCTACACCTGTTTCCATATCTTCTAACATTTCAAATGTATGGGCATCCGTATTAATCGCTACTTTTACACCAACATCTTGTGCTTGTTTTAATAATTTCGCACTTAAATCTAGACGGTTTGGATTTGCATTTAATTCTAAAATTGTATTTGTTTCTTTTGCGAGTTGGATTAATAAATCTGTATCTACATCGTAACCCTCACGACGCCCAAGAAGACGTCCTGTCGGATGGGCAATCATTGTAACATGCTTATTCTCAAGTGCAGTGCGAAGACGTTTCATAATCGTTTCACGGTCTTGTGAGAAGCTAGAATGAATCGCTCCAATAACATAATCTAGTTCTGCTAATACTTCATCATCAAAATCAAGTGTTGCATCTGGTAAAATGTCCATTTCGATCCCGCGCAAAATTGTAATGTCTGGGTACTTTTCATTCATACGTTCAATTTCTTTCGCTTGTTCACGAAGACGCTCTTTCGTTAAACCGTTCGCTACTTTCAAGTATTGCGAGTGATCAGTAATTGCCATAAATTTATACCCACGAGCACGGCATGCCTGTACCATTTCCTCGATTGAAAAAGCACCGTCACTC
Encoded here:
- a CDS encoding NEAT domain-containing protein, whose amino-acid sequence is MNRYFKIVVAMFLTIFTFVSTLQPLAVQAATQLADGEYSIGFKVLKDTSDEESMMNQYSVSPGTLKVKDGKKKVSFTLTHSSWITKFETEKGSQFVDVNVVSEDKESDTRVVEFDVEDVEKILNAKVKVDIDAFNYHHYYDIRISFDQNSITPIHVEKRDEKEDPANKPDPNENPDPSQKPDQKPDSDQQPNSNTIKDGAYSIPFKVLKDKTDEESKMNTYMENPGVLKVENGKKKAIVTLKSSSLIKNFQTEKDGAFVDAKVVSEDKEKDTRVVEFEVADLSKKINTKVFIEVASQGYKQTHDVQLVFEQDKLEQVKNEEKQPDEDKKPEVEKPDGNKNPDAETIKDGEYSINFKTLKDQTDEISMMNTYTKNPGVLKVKDGKKYVSFTLTNSAWITKFEFDKNGSFVDANVLSEDTKADTRVVEVEVADLSKKLNAKVKVDIDSMNYHHFYDIQFAFDKDSIKPLDNQGGNDNQDGNNNQDGNNNQGGNDNQGGNNNQGGNDNQGGNNNQGGNDNQGGNNNQGGNNNQGGNDNQDNNTTIDPNALKDGEYSIGFKVLKDKTDEISMMNTYTKSPGVLKVKDGKKYVSFTVTNSSWITKFEFEKNNSFVDAKVLGTNKELDTRVVEVEVDDLSKKLNAKVKVDIDAMNYHHFYDIQFAFDKGSIKALGNQGGNDNQGGNNNQGGNDNQGGNNNQGGNDNQGGNNNQDDNNNQGGNNNQNGHTIVDPKNLKDGQYDVTFKVLKDKTDEISMMNQYVVKPARLTVKDGKKYVAMTLKNSAWITKFQTESAGAFVDAKVVSEDKNADTRVVEFEIDDLFAKLNAKTKVDIDSMNYHHFYDVQIQFDTNNIGAVGTIKEDPKNDPKNEPKNPVITPKVDNVKTISNPDFNRNADGKKKNDATDNGAKKEKNSKTADTAQIGMYVLLLLGSLAFLVRKYRAGKL
- a CDS encoding NEAT domain-containing protein, coding for MFKQFKMIIAVFAVLFTFIATLGLQDAKAATQLADGKYNIAFTVWKGDKDESSRMNSYFESPATLTVKNGKQYVSFKVKDSASIKSFQVEKDGQFLETTVLSENKKENTRVVEFEVADLSEKLKGKVKINIPIINYNASYDIRFVFDGNSIK
- the isdC gene encoding heme uptake protein IsdC, translated to MRKFSVLSAFIITLVCMLAFLVMPSGQASAKLADGTYDINYVIKKAEDDSASMANDYFEKPAKLIVKNGEMRVQVPMNHSAWITEFKAPENGNFVDSKVISKDEAADKRTVEFKVDDLSKPLGVKIHVVVPSANYDHHYTIRFAFDANVKAVGGDNNAAGVTTTDNQTKKDGQVKEEQKKEESKATNKDANKGTNESGKAEKTDNPKTGDDARIGLFAALVLISGIFLVRKVKLSK
- the brnQ gene encoding branched-chain amino acid transport system II carrier protein, with product MKSSLKFSEMFAISLMLFALFFGAGNMIFPPALGQGAGTDVWIALFGFIVTGVGLPLLGVIVIALKGDINELAGRVHPVFALIFITAIYLCLGVFVSVPRTGTVAYEMSIAPFLPSEVAGQAYPLVIFTFIFFAVTFYLALNPSKLVGRIGKVLTPILLAVIAIIVGKALITPIGEFGSPTEAYSAPLFKGFIDGYLTLDGLAALVFGNVVINALKAKGVTNKNSIAKVTIFAGFIAALGLLLVYLALAYLGASSVSLGMGANGGIILTNVVNHLFGSYGTLLLGIAITAACLTTSVGIVAACGEYFSSLLPKLSYQKVIFIFCVLAFMVANLGLTQLNALALPILIAIYPIGIVLIVLSLVENYVRLPLAMYVGGIVGAFAISFFDGLHNANLQIAALAPILEKIPLYSVGIGWLVPGMIGIGIGYIVSKFQKQKIAVEK
- a CDS encoding 23S rRNA pseudouridine(2604) synthase RluF, translating into MKINQYISEAKSCSRRETDRLIKAGRVAINGEICTHGALVSDGDIVTIDGQVIEKEEKEKVYIAFHKPVGITCTAADHIEDNIINYINYPERIFPVGRLDKASEGLILLTNDGAIANQILHGDHEHEKEYVVTVDKPFTDWFINEMSSGVKIKGGMTKPCKVTRVDQSTFRIVLTQGMNRQIRRMSRAFGFTVTKLKRVRIMNIELNELEAGKWRDITAEELEILTGQL
- a CDS encoding endonuclease MutS2 encodes the protein MLERTLRVLEYNKVKEQLLEHTASSLGRDKVKNLVPSTDFEEIVELQETTDEAAKVIRLKGHVPLGGISDIRSNVKRAKIGSMLSPHELIEIASTMYGSRQMKRFIEDMAENGVELPILEGHVAQIISLYDLEKKITNCIGDGGEVVDSASDKLRGIRNQIRTAESRIREKLENMTRSSNAQKMLSDAIVTIRNDRYVIPVKQEYRGVYGGIVHDQSASGQTLFIEPQVIVELNNALQEARVKEKQEVERILMMLTEEVAVEADIVLSNVEVVANLDFIFAKALYAKRIKATKPIVNNERYMDLKQARHPLIDPEIIVPNNIMLGKDFTTIVITGPNTGGKTVTLKTVGICVLMAQSGLHIPVMDESEICVFKNIFADIGDEQSIEQNLSTFSSHMVNIVDILERADFESLVLFDELGAGTDPQEGAALAISILDEVYNRGARVVATTHYPELKAYGYNREQVINASVEFDVNTLSPTYKLLIGVPGRSNAFEISKRLGLSDRVIDRARNHISTDTNKIENMIAKLEESQKSAEHERKEAEEHRKQSEKLHRELQRQIIEFNDERDEKLLKAQKEGEEKVEAAKKEAEGIIHELRQLRKAQLVNVKDHELIEAKSRLEGAAPELVKKQKVNVKNTAPKQQLRAGDEVKVLTFGQKGQLLEKVSDTEWSVQIGILKMKVKESNMEYINTPKQTEKKAVASVKGRDYHVSLELDLRGERYEDAMMRVEKYLDDAQLASYPRVSIIHGKGTGALRQGVQDYLKKHRGVKNYRYGDMGEGGLGVTVVELK